A stretch of DNA from Arachis hypogaea cultivar Tifrunner chromosome 19, arahy.Tifrunner.gnm2.J5K5, whole genome shotgun sequence:
TTTCCTTAAGCTGACATTTCTCTAGAGCCTGTACAAATAAATTGCCATGAATTTTTCTTAGGGAAAAAAAAACCTTTATTGCATCTAATTTTGCAATCACAGACCCACTTCACATACCTTCCATATTTCATGATCAGTGTAGAGACCTAAAGGGTCCAAGTTTGTTCTAATGCTGCCCTTGAAAAGTGTTGGTTCTTGAGGAATGATGCTTAGCTTCATTCTCAAATCTTTCAGCCCTATTGAGCATATGTTGATCCCATCTATAAGAATATCACCTCCTGCAGGCTCAACTAAGCGGAATAAAGCACTTATAAGTGTAGTTTTTCCACTTCCGGTTCTTCCTACCACTCCCACTCTACTCCCTTCTTTAAATGTACAAGATATGCCCTTAAGGACTAATGGAGCATTTGGACGATATCTAATCTGAAATTAATGGAGACATAATCACTATTGAATTCATTTGTTGTGAATCTTAATTCATATAATAGGCCAGATTGTTACCTCCAAAGATTGGAGATCAATCCGACCCCTCGACGGCCAAGAAGATGGTGGCCTCAAGTCCTCCACAATTGCACTAGGCTCAGATGGTATGTTAATAAATTGCTTGATTCTTTCAAGAGAGATCAAATAGTTTGATAAGTTGCAGAAGCACTTGGTCAGAAAAACTTGGGTGGCTGTCAATGAAAATGCATAAGATAGCGAAACTCCGACAAGACCTGAAATGAGTCAAGCATAATGTTGACATAATAAGATAATGCTTTATTAACAATAATAACATGAGAAGTTGATTTTTTGTATCTAACAATACCAGGGGCCACATATCCCTTTGGAAGTAAAATAAGCAACAAAGCTGCAGTGAAGAGTGTCAAGTTCTGTAAGGCTTCAATCCTTAAAATTAACCATTCTGTGGCAGCATTAGAATGAAAGAACAGTGTGGCATCTGTGTCAACAAGTTTTAGGTAGCTTTTGAAAAATCTGTCCATCATCTTGGTAGCCCTTATAGTAATCACACCAAGTGATGTCTCAGCTGTAAAATTCATAAGAGGAGCTTTTGTAGTTCCATTGATTCTCATAAGTTCCCTTGCAGAAACTTGATAATAACCCTTATAACcaaagcagaaaaaaaaagaaagaatataacATTAAGAAATTGCCTCCATTTGAGCATGAGAAAAGAGAAAACTTGACAAACCTGAAGATATTTTGAAGCCGCCAGTGCAAGAATGGCAACAATGAGAACTTGCCATGTGACTGAAACCATGATCCCAATCATTGTTGAAAGTTCAATTATTTCGCCTATTACAAAGAAGGTTGCGAAAGCCATATCGAAATCCAAAATACTAAAATCTGATGAAGCCTGCATGAAAGATAAACATATTGGCATTAATTTGTGGAATAAATAATGGAATCATTTCAATCTGGAAAAGAATAATGAATCTTACTCTGGTTAGAATCCTCCCTACAGGTGTTGAGTCAAAGAACAACATAGGAGCACCAAAGATGGCATCATTGAAAGCAGAGAAGAAAGCCTTAGAAGCTTTCAAACCAAGGCGTGCACCAAAGAGAGACCTTAGATATGAAAATACAACACTTAAAAAGGAAATCACAGCATAAACTCCAATCAATATGCTACTTGTTACTTTTGGTATCTCAATTGCTAGTGCAAGCCAAAAAGTTGATGCAGCTTGCAGACCAACAAAAGAGAATTGTTCTAATATGCAACagcatagaagccatgatccctTAGGGAATAAAATGTAATCACAGAATGTCTTCCATCCAATATCACCAATCTCCTTTTCTTCCTCTTGTGTAAGTTGAACTTTAGAGGAAATGTCAGCTTCACTTCCACGGTTTGCAAGATTCAAACCATGTGAATCCTCTTGATGAACTGCAACTTTATTTTCAAGAACTCTCTCCTTCTCATTCCTTTTCTTCATCCCTGTGATTGCATCTCTGTGAGCATTCAATAGTTGTTCAAAGGCTGTTCCAGCAATCAAAAGATCTTTATAACTTCCTGATTGAGTTATTTCTCCTCTCTCCATCACCtagatataaatatattttcatatttatgaGATAGAAAACCAAGATATCAAATTTGCCAATGGGATACAATACCAGAATTTGATcaacttctgagagaaattcaaCTTGATGAGTCACTAGAATAACAGTTTTGCTTCTTAAAGCAGTCTTCACACAATCCTGAAATTACACAACAAGAATTAGAAACATGTCTTGGAATATAAACCACTTGGAATATAAAAAGCGGTTGAAGTTAGTAAGTTACATTGAACAGAATGGAAGCAGTATGAGCATCTACAGCACTAAAAGGGTCATCAAGGAGATAGATATCTGCATCACTATAGACGGCTCGAGCGAGTTGAATCCTTTGCTTTTGTCCTCCACTCATGTTGATCCCCCGCTGACCGATTTCTGTGAGATCACCATGGCTGAATCCATCAATATCCTTATCCAAGGCACATACCTTAATGCTATATTCATATCTGGTTTTCTCCATAGGCTTTCCATAGAGGATATTATCGCGAATGGTACCACTTTGGATCCAAGGAATTTGGGAAACATATGCAAAAGTTCCACCCACACTAACCTGTTTTTCCATTATCACAAGCAaagtataagaaaaaaaaattataatgttgTTGAAATTCAAGTAATATGTTCATAAACTAAAGTTTAATCATCAATATATAACTTACTGTTCCTGAAACTTTTGGTATTTCTCCAAGAATTGCATATAAGAGAGCTGTTTTTCCAGCTCCAACTGGTCCACAAACTGCTATTTTCTGACCCCATTTTATATCTAGTTTCACATCTCTCAGAGTTGGATGCAATGATTCCTCATTCCAGCTGAAATTTCCTGCAATAATTTCAACACTGTTACAAGAACTCAGTGTTGCATTTCTTCTACCATCATCAACTTTTATCTCATCATCCAGCAAAAATGCGTTGAGGCGATCGAAGGAGACTTTGACTTGGATAAGAACAGATAGTGCCTCTGGAATCAGATTAACAGGTTCTCCCATGCTTTTCAATACTGCAAGAATTGTGAAGATGGTTTCAGCATTCAAAGGTGCACTTTGGAAAAGAACACACCCCATGAAGATAACAGAAGAGATTATGGTAGGAGACATCCAATAAATGAATGCCCCAAAAGCTCTCATTAACTGTGCCTTAGTCAAGCATTTGAACTCTCTAGCGCGAAGCGATTCAACTAGTTTCTTGAACTTTTCCTCCCATGATTGTAACTTTATGATTTTCATGCTACTTAGAATCTCTGAAGTTGATCTCAGACGCTCATCCTGTATAACCATAAACTCAGAACGACATCTTTGTAGGATCTTTGCAAATGGAACATTGATGATTCCACAAATGAGAAGAGGGACTAAACCAGGAAGTGCACCAAGACCAACAACACCAAAAAGAACACAAACAGCCAGAAAAACTTGCAAGGCAGAACTCCAGGCTATATGAAACCACCATGGAAATTCTCCCATTCGATATGCATCAACCGCAATATAATTCACTATCTCACCAGTTGAATGCCTTCTCCTACCCCAAACAGAAAGCTTTAACTGCTTCTGATATACTGCTGCCATTAAAGTTGATCTCATTTTCATCCCTGACCTCCTTGAGTTGAAAAACCAATGCCTCTGAGACATAGACTCAACCACCTTGGCAAGTACTAGACATGTCACTATGGTTAGTCCCCATTTCAAGTCTTGCTCAATGGAATTGGAGTATTTCACAAAGGAATAGACAAGTAAGGGAGAAGCTACAGCACAAATTGTCCTGAGAACCGCACAAATGGCTATAAATATGTTTTCTTTAAAGTAAACTCGCGCGATCAACCAAAGAACCAAGTTTGTAGAATCATTCTTGCTCCTCTCCCTCAAAAGGGAGTCCAATTCATGAGCAAACTTTTGATAACCAATCTCAGCTTCATCTTCAGAAGCAAGGGAAGGGATGTCTTCAAGTGTTAGTGGCTTTGAGTAACCCAATTTCAGTAACAAATTGATCCAAGAGAATGTCATTCTATTGAGAATGTTGCCATGGCCTAATTCTGTTTCTTGATTATGCTCAACCTTATGAGCTAGTAAAGGATCAGATAAACTAGAATCTGAGACTTGTTGTTGAACAAAGTAGCCATGGTTATGGAAATCATAGATCACAAGCAGAATATGTACTGGCCATATCATCATATCATAAATCTCAAGCTTTTGCTCTCTAACTAGAATTTCAATGTTTAGTGCTGAGACCAATGCACATGAACACACCCACCAAATAGTGGTTAAAATTTTAGTCCATTGGGATTTCTGAACAAGGAAAGAAACAGTTAAGGAAATCCAAACCAGTGATCTTATAAAGTAAATCAAACTCAGCTGATTGGAACCATTAGATTTGGCTATGAGACTCCATAAGCAATTAATCAAACAGGTAGTGCTCAAAAAAGCACAACAGAGTGAAGTAACTAAATGAAGCCACCCCTTTCTGGAGCTACCACTAGGGATTCTCATTATCAAATTTATGAACAAAGATATATAGAAAATACATAGAAAAATTAGGTTGGTTGTGTCTATTATAGTCCTTTGAGTGGAAATTGAAGTCCAACTGAAATTTCCAAGACATGTTcctgagaaaaaaataaaaataaagaaaatcaatGAATGAAATGACATTTATCTTTGCAATTGAAGTTTGACATAAAATAAATGTTCAGTATAAAAGAATACTATTGTATATTTCCACTCAGAATAAAATCATTTTCCAATGATGAGTCTTGTCTTCAAGAACATCATAATGCATCTAAGAGgcacaaaacataattttttttgtttttttgtttttttcttttggtcCGAATCATATTACTAGGAATTCAAACTCTTCTATGTCTTCAAAGAAAGTTGTTTTGTGTAGGAGTTGTACCTCTTGTGATTCCAAAGCATGCCATTTTGTGTAGTATAGCCTCAATGATTGACTTCTCACTTTCGCAACACTTCAACCTCAGCTTCAATAAATGAACTTAAATTTTCGAGAAAAAATATCTGTACCCCACTAATAATTAATAACCTCTAAGTTTGATATATGTTTGACTTCAAATtttctttcatatatatatatatatatatatatatacacacacgcaTGCTTATCGCGCGTACACAGGAATGGATATATGTACAAGGAGTAAGTGCCTccactaaaattcaaaaaatttgtgAGAAGTATATAATAatgatatttatttatctttattatgttactaaatttgtttttactatattaaattattattttatttttatgtgatATATATTTTGTGTCTGCTGTTAAAATTCTTTACATTCGTGAATCGTGGGTGTGGGTTAATAAAAAAAGTTCATATGCATAGACACCTCTGGTTGTTGTGGATAAAATGGAGATGAATGTAGGGTCCATGCGGTTTGTAAAGGGATTCTTTGTAGCCcagtgaaaataaataaataaaggattGCATTGGTTCTAACTTTTgggataaattttattttaatttaacgtTTTAATTGTTCTATTTATATCTTAGAacgtttaaaaaaatattaataaatattttattaatagtacaataattttattaattattagtaaaaaatttgaCGGTAAGATaatattgatattattttaaACGTTTTGAACTAAAAATAAGACGATTAAAATATTAGGtactaaaataaaattcacaCCAAACAATACTTTACCcataaataaattattacaaACGTTATGTTAGGGGTGTTTATGGTCCGGTCCGGCCTGAAGACCGGCCTGGTCCCGAAacttttaggggctaatttggtatGATTTTACCGGGTTTAGAGTCGGACAAAGGTCTCAAAAATAAACTCTGTCATTATTTCGGATCGGGTTCATGGCATAGTTCGGATCACCCGAACTCGGCCCGGTGGCTCAGTcatcatatataattaatattttgtgttattagtgatggatgatggctatttttatgtgaaatttaagtattataaactttaatattttgtgttattagtcattataaaactataagttaatgttttatgtttaaaatgcataagactttagactaatgtataatattgtgctatttgtattgatttaaatatttggtgctattagataatattagtattgattgtggttatgctttaattttaggaaatagttggttcttgttatatttttctaagtgaattttactatgtcaaataatggttggaatcTTAGAAATTTGGATACTTTCACATGCTAATTTACAAGAAGGTAATGTTAACAGCTCGGTTTTCACCCCCGTTTTTATCcgatataatcgtggcccgaaaatATGTAAGTTTTATCGTGTCTAGGGTCAGGTTCAGGTCTAACAAATAAACCCGACATATATTTTGGATCGAATATGAATTACATCAAACTCAATTTCATCCTACCCATAAACAtccttatattatattatgtgtatGAAATAGGGGTAGCAACGGAAATGAGAAGGGGAATAAGATGGATTTTTTTGTATGGTAGAAATACTTTTAGTTtcggtaataaaaattaaaaagactaaGTAATTagattatcaaaataaaaatacatcttaAAGATTTAAAAgttgataaaaataattctaaaaagttataaatgacaaaaaattagtttgataaaaataattaaatataaaaaatatattcttacaaagattttaaaaataatttagtacaAAAAATCTCTTTAAAGACTAGTTAATCGAAAAGACTTgcccaaaattaaaattaatagccctgttatctttttattttgtaataatatttaaaaaataataaagattcagttaaaataatctaaaattaatttattttatatttattaactatcgttagaataattttataattttaaattgacaaataataattaaaaatattatatatataaaattataaatattatgttatataaaataattttaaatattatctttttaatattgtgAAATATTTTGTTAGAGATCCATGTCATCTCTCTCCTTAAATGATTAAGTGAATAGAAAACAAATTGACTTTTTAGCATTTAACAGTGTATTGAAGATTGAAGAATAAGCTCATCAAAGATTCGCATCAATCATGCATTTTACAACATCGAGGAAATTGACCTCTAACTAATCCATgtcttatttcaatttttttaatgtgGGAATGAAAAAATAGATCAGATTAGATTAGGCTCTACCCAATCTGCAATAAAATTTATTGGTCTAAATTTAGCTTGTACTTGTTATAGACTATTTTTTGTTGTAAAATATTAGAAGgtttgataattttaaaaaataaaaaattattaaataaaacacaaacaaatgatataaaaaaaattaaaaatagaataaccaTTATTTCTACaaacaaatttattaataaatgaataaaatcagAGTTACATTTTAGGATAGTCCCTGAATTTGTACTCAAGTCTCAAAGTGATCCTTAAAgtaataattactcaaattcgtccctaaaattattttttgagattCATAGTAGTCTCTAAAATAATTTCCGTCCATTCTTGCCATTGGAAAGGACTGAAACGACAtcgttttgtatttattaaaaaaaaaaaaaaaacccgagcCTCCCCTTCCCCAACCTGAACCATTCCATCCCCCTTTCTCTCTGCTGTCATTTCTTGCCAGCCTCCGTCACGGTGTCGTGCTGAGCCGCACGCTCCCCCTTCCCCAACCTAGTCTCATACACTCTTGTctcctctctatctctctttctACCTCTCCCTTTTCTCTTATCTTCTCTCAGTCTCTCTCCGCCTCCTTTATCCCAAAATTAATTCCTTCATTacctcattttatttttcttcatacaCAACCAACCATCAATTTCTACAGATGAATTAACTAAACATTCTTATTACTCATCAATTTCTAGTAAataaaagctaaaaaaaaaaaaaaaaaattgctatGCTCCTAAAGAAGTGATCACAGAAATCAGACCTATGGTTTGACATCAGATGGTTGAAATGGCGAATTTCGCTGCTACTCTTATCATTGCTGCATTGGTCGAATTCGAGAATAGCTCTGACAGCAAAACGACGACATAGCAGTACAGCTGGTGTAGAAGAAAAAGCAGAGAGGTGGCGGCGGCGACGCGCTGACTTGTTGGAGTTGAGAGTTGTGAATTGGAGTAGAAGACGCCGGTCGGTTCCGACAGCTAAGATCGACGACAGTAATGGTTTTCAGTGCAGTTGAAAAACAGAAAGCACCAAGTGCAGTGCCATAACAATAATAACGAAAAACTAATAGAGCAGTAGAAGTTAGGAAAGGAGGAAGAGAAGGGAAAGGGGAAGAGAAAGGATCTCAGGTTGGAGAAGGGAGAGGAGAaggaaaggggaaggggaagggccTTAGATTgaaaaaggagaaggagaagggaaAGGGAAAAGGGAATTGGGGTTGGGTTGGAGAAGGGGAAAGGAAGTGTGGACGGGAAAGGGAAATCGGAAAAGGGTTGGAAAAGGGggaggtttttctttttttttaataaatataaaacgacgccgtttcagtCATCTCCAATGATAAGAATATCCCTAAATTATTTTAGGGATTACTATAAGTCTGAAGAACAATTTTGGggacaaattttaataattattaacttCAAGGATCATTTTAAAGCTTGAGTGCAAGTTTAGAAATTATGTTAAGATTTAACTCATAAAActacttttatatttattttgtaaaagccaaaaattaacatttttttattttttaaaaatttaaaatattaactatatataaatgaaattaatatttaaatatttttattatataaaaattattttttatgaatacaaaactaattttttatttttgtcaatattttaaatttttatagtaaaaaaataatttattttaaaaattatttaaaataaatttttatatataatttaaaaaaatatttgatctgtTTTAAAATAACAGTCGCTTTTACATTTTAAGTTTATTAAAAGATTAatatatagagaaaaaaaattacatatacatGAAATTATAATCGTTCTAGTAAGATCTTAACAACAAATGCCAACGAATTATATTTCAAATGATATAATATTTCTATACTAATCTAAAAGTTGCGGTTGGagtctctctattttaaaaaaaaaaatcttaacaatgaattctataaaagaaaaaaaaaaagatcttaaCAATGAATGTTAGCACGTGCAAGCCACGTAGTTCCAATTTAAAATTAGAGTTTGGACTTTGCCCGTTTGCCGccagaagaataaataaaaatatattttaatgcaatgcagtatttattattattgtccaTTAGGGCCGTCAAAATGGGCTAAACCCATCGGGCCAGCCCGTTTACCCGTTTAAATGGGCGGGCTTTACCTCTAAAATTCAGCCTGTTTAAATTTCGGGCTAAACGGGCTGAGCCCGATTAACCCGACAAAAATGACGGGTTAAACGGGCTAGCCCGCGGGTTAAACGGGTGGcccgtttaatttttttttactttttttttaaaaaaagtagcaCTTTTAGCTAATATTTCTCCCGATCCGATCCGAAAACCTGACCCAtcaactaaaatatattattttttaatggtttttgatctaaaagtggtattttttgtcaaaatatttttcaaaaaataaaataaaatgataaacagGCTGGCCCGTTTAACCCATCAGGCTGGCCATAAACGATCTGGGTTAAAAAATTCTGGCCCGCGAATAAAACGGACTTAAACGGGCCAGTCCGTTTAACCCATGGACTTAATGGGCTGGGCCTAAATGGGCTGGGCTAGCCCGTTTGACAGCCCTATTGTCCATGAAGATACGATTAGAGTAATGTGATGAAGCTTTTAGCTCGTGTAGATATTTCCCAATAAATTTATATCTCATATAAATCAATACAAACTGTACTTGGTTAAGACTATTTCATATATCTTTGTCTGACTTTCCTACTATGTCTAAATCAcatatatctttattttttgcatGATTAAGTCATTTCAgagatataaatattaaaattgatctTGATTAAATTTATGATAGAATTACTTTTCAAACGTTTTGTCTGATCTCTCGGGGTTTATCTAGCTAGCGACAAAAAACAAAATGTTtacaaaactattttaaaaattgagtttttaatatatttgttatatatttattaaaataacaatctaaaaaaattattaataataataatcttgaaTTACAAACAATTATTACTTTATTagcatacaaaataaaaatttgttgtaataaatatttttaaaattaacagtaaatattcaaacataaaaaaattttctctctTTAAAAACCCATGAAAAACATGGTAAAAGAAGCCGAAGAAAGAAGACTAACGTCCAATCTCACCAGCCCCCACAGCAGCCCGCACATGACTGCATTAATTAATTCATCAAGTTATTAATAAGATGTAGCATAATGAAGACAAATAAACTATTGCATTAATTAATGCTTCAACAACTCTTCAACTCAGAATTAATTGTTGAAGACTATGAACATGATACTGTCTACTGTGTGCGTGAGCGTGACACTGGTTTTATTattaggattttgttttcttGTGTCGTCCTAAAAATACACGTGGAGATTATAAATTgaaaacttttttattaaaaatataaaaaatttaaatttttaatatatttattcatcaaaaaattaaaattttttattattgataattttattatgtgtttttagaatacatattagttaaatttttattattatcaatagaaatttttaatttttaattttagtaaatatagaattattatattaaagtttaatttttgttttttgataattttttaataaacaataATTTTCATGGATGCTTAAAAAGTAAACAATAATTTTTCAATGTACAAATACATCAATACCATCAGCCAGAATCTTTAAATTATGGCTGATCTCAAGAATTTAGAGTCAGGTTCAGAGCCATTCCGATAAAGATgtttaaaacatctttttttaaaatattttttaataattaaaatttaatatatataatcgattaaatcgtgttatttttgtaaaaattaggccagacaaattaatttaaccgaaaatagtaaatcaaattttgaatcggtctaaattaatattattt
This window harbors:
- the LOC112776573 gene encoding ABC transporter C family member 8 isoform X2, with the protein product MACFGITRGTCLGNFSWTSISTQRTIIDTTNLIFLCIFYISLFINLIMRIPSGSSRKGWLHLVTSLCCAFLSTTCLINCLWSLIAKSNGSNQLSLIYFIRSLVWISLTVSFLVQKSQWTKILTTIWWVCSCALVSALNIEILVREQKLEIYDMMIWPVHILLVIYDFHNHGYFVQQQVSDSSLSDPLLAHKVEHNQETELGHGNILNRMTFSWINLLLKLGYSKPLTLEDIPSLASEDEAEIGYQKFAHELDSLLRERSKNDSTNLVLWLIARVYFKENIFIAICAVLRTICAVASPLLVYSFVKYSNSIEQDLKWGLTIVTCLVLAKVVESMSQRHWFFNSRRSGMKMRSTLMAAVYQKQLKLSVWGRRRHSTGEIVNYIAVDAYRMGEFPWWFHIAWSSALQVFLAVCVLFGVVGLGALPGLVPLLICGIINVPFAKILQRCRSEFMVIQDERLRSTSEILSSMKIIKLQSWEEKFKKLVESLRAREFKCLTKAQLMRAFGAFIYWMSPTIISSVIFMGCVLFQSAPLNAETIFTILAVLKSMGEPVNLIPEALSVLIQVKVSFDRLNAFLLDDEIKVDDGRRNATLSSCNSVEIIAGNFSWNEESLHPTLRDVKLDIKWGQKIAVCGPVGAGKTALLYAILGEIPKVSGTVSVGGTFAYVSQIPWIQSGTIRDNILYGKPMEKTRYEYSIKVCALDKDIDGFSHGDLTEIGQRGINMSGGQKQRIQLARAVYSDADIYLLDDPFSAVDAHTASILFNDCVKTALRSKTVILVTHQVEFLSEVDQILVMERGEITQSGSYKDLLIAGTAFEQLLNAHRDAITGMKKRNEKERVLENKVAVHQEDSHGLNLANRGSEADISSKVQLTQEEEKEIGDIGWKTFCDYILFPKGSWLLCCCILEQFSFVGLQAASTFWLALAIEIPKVTSSILIGVYAVISFLSVVFSYLRSLFGARLGLKASKAFFSAFNDAIFGAPMLFFDSTPVGRILTRASSDFSILDFDMAFATFFVIGEIIELSTMIGIMVSVTWQVLIVAILALAASKYLQGYYQVSARELMRINGTTKAPLMNFTAETSLGVITIRATKMMDRFFKSYLKLVDTDATLFFHSNAATEWLILRIEALQNLTLFTAALLLILLPKGYVAPGLVGVSLSYAFSLTATQVFLTKCFCNLSNYLISLERIKQFINIPSEPSAIVEDLRPPSSWPSRGRIDLQSLEIRYRPNAPLVLKGISCTFKEGSRVGVVGRTGSGKTTLISALFRLVEPAGGDILIDGINICSIGLKDLRMKLSIIPQEPTLFKGSIRTNLDPLGLYTDHEIWKALEKCQLKETISCLPNLLDSSGQRQLFCLGRVLLKRNRILVLDEATASIDSTTDAILQRVIREEFSECTVITVAHRVPTVIDSDMVMVLSYGKLIEYDEPSKLMERDSSFYKLVSEYWSNCNRNILQKD
- the LOC112776573 gene encoding ABC transporter C family member 8 isoform X1, with the translated sequence MACFGITRGTCLGNFSWTSISTQRTIIDTTNLIFLCIFYISLFINLIMRIPSGSSRKGWLHLVTSLCCAFLSTTCLINCLWSLIAKSNGSNQLSLIYFIRSLVWISLTVSFLVQKSQWTKILTTIWWVCSCALVSALNIEILVREQKLEIYDMMIWPVHILLVIYDFHNHGYFVQQQVSDSSLSDPLLAHKVEHNQETELGHGNILNRMTFSWINLLLKLGYSKPLTLEDIPSLASEDEAEIGYQKFAHELDSLLRERSKNDSTNLVLWLIARVYFKENIFIAICAVLRTICAVASPLLVYSFVKYSNSIEQDLKWGLTIVTCLVLAKVVESMSQRHWFFNSRRSGMKMRSTLMAAVYQKQLKLSVWGRRRHSTGEIVNYIAVDAYRMGEFPWWFHIAWSSALQVFLAVCVLFGVVGLGALPGLVPLLICGIINVPFAKILQRCRSEFMVIQDERLRSTSEILSSMKIIKLQSWEEKFKKLVESLRAREFKCLTKAQLMRAFGAFIYWMSPTIISSVIFMGCVLFQSAPLNAETIFTILAVLKSMGEPVNLIPEALSVLIQVKVSFDRLNAFLLDDEIKVDDGRRNATLSSCNSVEIIAGNFSWNEESLHPTLRDVKLDIKWGQKIAVCGPVGAGKTALLYAILGEIPKVSGTVSVGGTFAYVSQIPWIQSGTIRDNILYGKPMEKTRYEYSIKVCALDKDIDGFSHGDLTEIGQRGINMSGGQKQRIQLARAVYSDADIYLLDDPFSAVDAHTASILFNDCVKTALRSKTVILVTHQVEFLSEVDQILVMERGEITQSGSYKDLLIAGTAFEQLLNAHRDAITGMKKRNEKERVLENKVAVHQEDSHGLNLANRGSEADISSKVQLTQEEEKEIGDIGWKTFCDYILFPKGSWLLCCCILEQFSFVGLQAASTFWLALAIEIPKVTSSILIGVYAVISFLSVVFSYLRSLFGARLGLKASKAFFSAFNDAIFGAPMLFFDSTPVGRILTRASSDFSILDFDMAFATFFVIGEIIELSTMIGIMVSVTWQVLIVAILALAASKYLQGYYQVSARELMRINGTTKAPLMNFTAETSLGVITIRATKMMDRFFKSYLKLVDTDATLFFHSNAATEWLILRIEALQNLTLFTAALLLILLPKGYVAPGLVGVSLSYAFSLTATQVFLTKCFCNLSNYLISLERIKQFINIPSEPSAIVEDLRPPSSWPSRGRIDLQSLEIRYRPNAPLVLKGISCTFKEGSRVGVVGRTGSGKTTLISALFRLVEPAGGDILIDGINICSIGLKDLRMKLSIIPQEPTLFKGSIRTNLDPLGLYTDHEIWKALEKCQLKETISCLPNLLDSSVSDEGENWSVGQRQLFCLGRVLLKRNRILVLDEATASIDSTTDAILQRVIREEFSECTVITVAHRVPTVIDSDMVMVLSYGKLIEYDEPSKLMERDSSFYKLVSEYWSNCNRNILQKD
- the LOC112776573 gene encoding ABC transporter C family member 8 isoform X3: MRIPSGSSRKGWLHLVTSLCCAFLSTTCLINCLWSLIAKSNGSNQLSLIYFIRSLVWISLTVSFLVQKSQWTKILTTIWWVCSCALVSALNIEILVREQKLEIYDMMIWPVHILLVIYDFHNHGYFVQQQVSDSSLSDPLLAHKVEHNQETELGHGNILNRMTFSWINLLLKLGYSKPLTLEDIPSLASEDEAEIGYQKFAHELDSLLRERSKNDSTNLVLWLIARVYFKENIFIAICAVLRTICAVASPLLVYSFVKYSNSIEQDLKWGLTIVTCLVLAKVVESMSQRHWFFNSRRSGMKMRSTLMAAVYQKQLKLSVWGRRRHSTGEIVNYIAVDAYRMGEFPWWFHIAWSSALQVFLAVCVLFGVVGLGALPGLVPLLICGIINVPFAKILQRCRSEFMVIQDERLRSTSEILSSMKIIKLQSWEEKFKKLVESLRAREFKCLTKAQLMRAFGAFIYWMSPTIISSVIFMGCVLFQSAPLNAETIFTILAVLKSMGEPVNLIPEALSVLIQVKVSFDRLNAFLLDDEIKVDDGRRNATLSSCNSVEIIAGNFSWNEESLHPTLRDVKLDIKWGQKIAVCGPVGAGKTALLYAILGEIPKVSGTVSVGGTFAYVSQIPWIQSGTIRDNILYGKPMEKTRYEYSIKVCALDKDIDGFSHGDLTEIGQRGINMSGGQKQRIQLARAVYSDADIYLLDDPFSAVDAHTASILFNDCVKTALRSKTVILVTHQVEFLSEVDQILVMERGEITQSGSYKDLLIAGTAFEQLLNAHRDAITGMKKRNEKERVLENKVAVHQEDSHGLNLANRGSEADISSKVQLTQEEEKEIGDIGWKTFCDYILFPKGSWLLCCCILEQFSFVGLQAASTFWLALAIEIPKVTSSILIGVYAVISFLSVVFSYLRSLFGARLGLKASKAFFSAFNDAIFGAPMLFFDSTPVGRILTRASSDFSILDFDMAFATFFVIGEIIELSTMIGIMVSVTWQVLIVAILALAASKYLQGYYQVSARELMRINGTTKAPLMNFTAETSLGVITIRATKMMDRFFKSYLKLVDTDATLFFHSNAATEWLILRIEALQNLTLFTAALLLILLPKGYVAPGLVGVSLSYAFSLTATQVFLTKCFCNLSNYLISLERIKQFINIPSEPSAIVEDLRPPSSWPSRGRIDLQSLEIRYRPNAPLVLKGISCTFKEGSRVGVVGRTGSGKTTLISALFRLVEPAGGDILIDGINICSIGLKDLRMKLSIIPQEPTLFKGSIRTNLDPLGLYTDHEIWKALEKCQLKETISCLPNLLDSSVSDEGENWSVGQRQLFCLGRVLLKRNRILVLDEATASIDSTTDAILQRVIREEFSECTVITVAHRVPTVIDSDMVMVLSYGKLIEYDEPSKLMERDSSFYKLVSEYWSNCNRNILQKD